From a region of the Zingiber officinale cultivar Zhangliang chromosome 10B, Zo_v1.1, whole genome shotgun sequence genome:
- the LOC122029522 gene encoding MLO-like protein 13 isoform X2 gives MEASEHSEALEYTPTWVLAAVCTVIVFISLLAERGLHFLGKILKHNQQNALYEALQKLKEELMLLGFISLLLTVFQRTINHICVPKSYFFHMLPCNEKSFSHNGKVHHDKGVNHQITQKHRKLLSENEDTDICLSKGKIPLLSIEALEQLHIFIFVLAVVHVVFCATTMILGGAKIRKWKHWENDIRKQQLKKENLSIDEHDTHASHHHEFVMKRAIGLWQKSIIVSWTFHASVTKSDYRALRSGFIMRHCSTNQKFDFHKYMLRTLEDDFKMVVGISWYLWLFVVIFLLLNVNGWHTFFWLSFLPLVLLLAVGTKLEQIITCLAQEAAKKPADGHEAPQVKPSDRHFWFGRPGIVLHLIHFILFQNAFGLAIFFWILCTYGFKSCIMERTGYVVPRLVIGVVIQVLCSYSTLPLYVIVTQMGDMFKQAIFDQQMQTTLHNWAENVRKRKRGKNVGVSSLMNVFTSKRKKDDEADSSQVADKITRCR, from the exons ATGGAGGCTTCGGAGCATTCCGAGGCACTGGAATACACGCCGACATGGGTTCTGGCTGCAGTCTGCACCGTTATTGTCTTTATCTCTCTGCTCGCTGAGCGCGGTCTCCATTTCCTCGGAAAG atTTTGAAGCATAATCAGCAGAATGCATTGTATGAGGCTTTACAAAAGCTAAAAGAAG AGTTGATGCTCCTTGGGTTTATATCCCTTTTGTTAACAGTCTTTCAAAGGACCATTAACCACATATGTGTTCCAAAAAGCTATTTCTTCCACATGCTTCCATGTAACGAAAAATCTTTTTCCCATAATGGGAAGGTTCATCATGATAAGGGCGTGAACCATCAAATAACCCAGAAACATAGGAAGCTTTTGTCTGAGAATGAGGATACTGATATTTGCCTGAGTAAG GGCAAAATTCCACTTTTGTCGATTGAGGCATTAGAACAGCTGCACATCTTTATATTTGTGCTAGCAGTTGTCCATGTTGTGTTCTGTGCAACTACCATGATTCTAGGAGGAGCAAAG ATCAGAAAATGGAAACACTGGGAAAATGATATCAGGAAGCAGCAGCTCAAGAAAGAAAATC TCTCTATAGATGAACATGATACACATGCCAGTCACCATCATGAGTTTGTGATGAAGCGTGCAATAGGGCTTTGGCAAAAGTCAATTATCGTAAGCTGGACA TTTCATGCCTCTGTCACCAAATCAGATTACAGAGCATTGAGATCAGGTTTTATAATG AGACATTGCAGTACAAACCAAAAATTTGATTTTCACAAATATATGTTACGCACTCTTGAGGATGATTTCAAGATGGTTGTTGGTATAAG CTGGTACTTGTGGCTTTTTGTTGTTATATTCCTCTTGCTGAATGTGAATG GATGGCACACTTTTTTTTGGCTGTCTTTCTTGCCACTTGTT CTTCTGCTAGCAGTTGGCACAAAGTTGGAGCAGATCATTACATGCTTGGCTCAAGAAGCTGCAAAGAAGCCTGCAGATGGTCATGAGGCACCACAAGTGAAGCCATCCGATCGCCACTTTTGGTTCGGTAGGCCTGGAATAGTCCTACATTTGATCCATTTTATCTTATTTCAGAATGCATTTGGGCTGGCTATTTTCTTCTGGATCTTG TGCACCTACGGATTTAAATCCTGTATTATGGAAAGAACTGGTTACGTCGTCCCCAGACTTGTCATCGG TGTCGTGATTCAAGTCCTTTGCAGTTATAGCACCCTCCCACTGTATGTCATTGTTACCCAG ATGGGTGACATGTTCAAGCAAGCAATATTCGACCAGCAAATGCAAACCACTTTGCATAATTGGGCGGAAAACGTCaggaagagaaaaagaggaaagaatGTTGGTGTTTCATCCTTGATGAACGTTTTTACTTCCAAACGCAAAAAAGACGATGAGGCCGACAGTTCTCAAG ttGCAGATAAGATTACCAGATGCAGATAA
- the LOC122029522 gene encoding MLO-like protein 13 isoform X1, translating into MEASEHSEALEYTPTWVLAAVCTVIVFISLLAERGLHFLGKILKHNQQNALYEALQKLKEELMLLGFISLLLTVFQRTINHICVPKSYFFHMLPCNEKSFSHNGKVHHDKGVNHQITQKHRKLLSENEDTDICLSKGKIPLLSIEALEQLHIFIFVLAVVHVVFCATTMILGGAKIRKWKHWENDIRKQQLKKENLSIDEHDTHASHHHEFVMKRAIGLWQKSIIVSWTMSFFKQFHASVTKSDYRALRSGFIMRHCSTNQKFDFHKYMLRTLEDDFKMVVGISWYLWLFVVIFLLLNVNGWHTFFWLSFLPLVLLLAVGTKLEQIITCLAQEAAKKPADGHEAPQVKPSDRHFWFGRPGIVLHLIHFILFQNAFGLAIFFWILCTYGFKSCIMERTGYVVPRLVIGVVIQVLCSYSTLPLYVIVTQMGDMFKQAIFDQQMQTTLHNWAENVRKRKRGKNVGVSSLMNVFTSKRKKDDEADSSQVADKITRCR; encoded by the exons ATGGAGGCTTCGGAGCATTCCGAGGCACTGGAATACACGCCGACATGGGTTCTGGCTGCAGTCTGCACCGTTATTGTCTTTATCTCTCTGCTCGCTGAGCGCGGTCTCCATTTCCTCGGAAAG atTTTGAAGCATAATCAGCAGAATGCATTGTATGAGGCTTTACAAAAGCTAAAAGAAG AGTTGATGCTCCTTGGGTTTATATCCCTTTTGTTAACAGTCTTTCAAAGGACCATTAACCACATATGTGTTCCAAAAAGCTATTTCTTCCACATGCTTCCATGTAACGAAAAATCTTTTTCCCATAATGGGAAGGTTCATCATGATAAGGGCGTGAACCATCAAATAACCCAGAAACATAGGAAGCTTTTGTCTGAGAATGAGGATACTGATATTTGCCTGAGTAAG GGCAAAATTCCACTTTTGTCGATTGAGGCATTAGAACAGCTGCACATCTTTATATTTGTGCTAGCAGTTGTCCATGTTGTGTTCTGTGCAACTACCATGATTCTAGGAGGAGCAAAG ATCAGAAAATGGAAACACTGGGAAAATGATATCAGGAAGCAGCAGCTCAAGAAAGAAAATC TCTCTATAGATGAACATGATACACATGCCAGTCACCATCATGAGTTTGTGATGAAGCGTGCAATAGGGCTTTGGCAAAAGTCAATTATCGTAAGCTGGACA ATGTCATTCTTCAAGCAGTTTCATGCCTCTGTCACCAAATCAGATTACAGAGCATTGAGATCAGGTTTTATAATG AGACATTGCAGTACAAACCAAAAATTTGATTTTCACAAATATATGTTACGCACTCTTGAGGATGATTTCAAGATGGTTGTTGGTATAAG CTGGTACTTGTGGCTTTTTGTTGTTATATTCCTCTTGCTGAATGTGAATG GATGGCACACTTTTTTTTGGCTGTCTTTCTTGCCACTTGTT CTTCTGCTAGCAGTTGGCACAAAGTTGGAGCAGATCATTACATGCTTGGCTCAAGAAGCTGCAAAGAAGCCTGCAGATGGTCATGAGGCACCACAAGTGAAGCCATCCGATCGCCACTTTTGGTTCGGTAGGCCTGGAATAGTCCTACATTTGATCCATTTTATCTTATTTCAGAATGCATTTGGGCTGGCTATTTTCTTCTGGATCTTG TGCACCTACGGATTTAAATCCTGTATTATGGAAAGAACTGGTTACGTCGTCCCCAGACTTGTCATCGG TGTCGTGATTCAAGTCCTTTGCAGTTATAGCACCCTCCCACTGTATGTCATTGTTACCCAG ATGGGTGACATGTTCAAGCAAGCAATATTCGACCAGCAAATGCAAACCACTTTGCATAATTGGGCGGAAAACGTCaggaagagaaaaagaggaaagaatGTTGGTGTTTCATCCTTGATGAACGTTTTTACTTCCAAACGCAAAAAAGACGATGAGGCCGACAGTTCTCAAG ttGCAGATAAGATTACCAGATGCAGATAA